Within Babylonia areolata isolate BAREFJ2019XMU chromosome 3, ASM4173473v1, whole genome shotgun sequence, the genomic segment CATCAAGATCATTAATTCATATTTTCCACATTAAAAACATACCATCAGTTGGTCCTGAGAATAAGAACATTGAATGTAGATGCACCAAAAATATTGAATATATAAAATACAGGCATGGTTTGTGTTCGAAATTTGTTTTCACCAAGAACACGTGAACAAACTGTGTATTGGTGTTTTACAAATAGGCACAATGATAGCTGACCAAGTATTTTGTGGGCTAACCAACCACCTCGGTAGAATGGTCACCCTACTgacgatacagaaaaaaaattgcatcTTTGTGTTAAGGACGAGCCACTGACCTAAAGTACAGGCACTTGTAGTCACACACAATAATGTTCGGTATATGTACACCTTAGCTGCAATGCTCACAAAAATTATCACAATAACATCAATGAGCTCTGAAAATATCGAATTCTTGTACAGACATCGCAGCTGACACACGCACTCAGCATACACAGACAAACTGCGGGACAAACTGAATGGTGTAACTGGTTGAAAAGTAAACATTTTGTTTGGCCAGAGTTACAGAGATTGGTCGTCTCCCGCTGTACAATGCATGTAATCATTGACAATCATTGCAAGACTGAACTCAAAGTACGCTCACTCGTGCACACACGCAACAgggagcacacgcacacacatctctgtgtgtttagAAACACCAGTGTCCATTATCTTAAGATACTAAGTCAGCTGGTTTGATAAGACGATCTATAATGGCATCTGTATGAAATACTGTTTTGCGTTTAGTATCTTATACAGttacttgtcacaacagatttctctgtgtgaaatttgagctgttCTCCGCGGGGATTATGAATCGTATGCGTAGTCAGTTctacatgtgtacatgcacaaacacacacacacacacacacacacactctctctctctctctctctcacggcggATACATGCACTCTCCCATACACAACCACAAGCGTAAACCTCACACTGCAATCACATACATGCTTTCACGCGAGCTCGAATCACACACCTCTGCAACTGCCTtttataataattaaaaaaggtCCATATTACACGTTTCCATTCTGTAGAGGAATATGCAACAATGTTCATTCACACAACATCCTGGATGTCATCCCCTCCCGCCATACTGTTCGCTTCTCACCATGCATCGTCCATGGTCCATGGAAAGAAAGATGGTGAGACGACACAACGACGACAATGTTCCCAGCTCAAGATACCCTTTTGGTCCCTTGTAACCTTTCAAGCTTGCGATGATTCTCGTCAGCACACTCAACGAATCCTCTTTCACGTTTCCTTATTGAATCACTCGTGAAGATCCTCACTGGATCATCCACGATCTTCACAGACTTCCCTATCACATCACACCATCTTGCACTTGCCCCGATTCCAGCCTCGCTGACATCCATCGCTCAATGACTGAACCTCACACGCTGCCACAAGTCTATAAATAGCCCAACCGGCCGCAGTAGTCATCCTGGTCGATGACAACCCTCGGTATGTACAGTGCAACAACACGAGTCTGGTTTGTGCCCCCTTCTcacgccccctccactcccacacacacttgGTCTCAAAACCACTCAGTCCACGAGCACAATGTTGTGATGAACACTTCTTGGGGATAACATCAGTAGATCCCTTGTTTATTTGTACGTTTCATTCATAAAATACACATGATAATTTGGCCATAGTATTAAGATGCTATATGATGTGGCATGATAAATAATTgtaaaaagataaaatgaaaagacGGATTTATGACGTGGGACAAAATGTGTTTATCCTGCAGTGCGTGGTATTTTGATGAGCATATGGCATGGCTTGTAATGCGCTGCAGTTTGCGGTATGTTTTGTGTGTCAAAAGTTGTTACGTATATTATGGGTTATAAAACGATGATACAAAAGGAACTGAGCCAAGTGTTTCATCCAGATCATCATTTTGTTGCCACCACAATGGTATGAGTcatatgggaaaaaaacaacaacaggaaagatAGAACAGATGGTGACTGAacgagacagaagacagagagggggcggggtgtgtgtgtgttggaggggggatgcggggggtatggggcggagggggggggggtggatggggccgGGGAAAGAGAGAAGTTCAGTATGAAGCCTCAGTCAATAAAGTTGTGCAGTCCATCGCACTGGTCCATACATTCCACAGCACTTTTCTTgtgtcgaaaaaacaacaacaacaacaacaacaatacacacacacacacacacacacacacacacacacacaaaacacaccaaaaaacccaaacattcaaAGTACTTGTAAGTTCGTCAATATGCAAGCATGGCAACCCAGCACAGCGAGCCACGGCAAAGCGTGCGAGGAGAACATGAGTGAGAGAACACGAACTAGTGTGTTTGGAAAGACGACATGTCTGGAAGCTCCCCCTCGTAGGAATCCAGAATGTCGTGGACCTGAGAACCCTGCACCAAGTTCTCCGCGCTGGTATTGAAACCGAAATCGTCACTGTCATCAAATGTGATGACTTCGAGTCCCATGGTGGGCAAGACCGGATCAGCCAACAGGACTTCTCCGTTTGAGCCGTCTGGATCCACGGCCTGTGGTACCGCCACGTCTCGAGGTTCGAAGGCCGGGTTCTGTCCCAGGAGGTCAGGGATGAACTGACTGTCGTCACCCAGTTCAGGTTCGGCTCCTGCTCCGTCCAGGATGGCAGGATACGGTCTGCTGGAGCCGTCTGTATTATCCACGTGCTGATCCGGGAGGTCAGGGATGAACTGGGCATCGTCACCCAGTTCAGGTTCGGCTCCTGCTCCGTCCAGGATGGCAGGATACAGTCTGCCGGAGCCGTCTGTATTATCCACGTGCTGATCCGGGAGGTCAGGGATGAACTGACTGTCGTCACCCAGTTCAGGTTCGGCTCCTGCTCCGTCCAGGATGGCAGGATACGGTCTGCTTGAGCCGTCTGTATTATCCACGTGCTGATCTGGGAGGTCAGGGATGAACTGGGTACCGTCCAGGATGGCAGGATACGCCAGCTCTACAGGAACGTCTCGTAGTTCAAATACGATCTGATCCGGGAGGTCAGGGATGAACTGGGTACCATCACCCAGTTCAGGTTCGGCTCCTGCTCCGTCCAGGATGGCAGGATAAGTAAGGTCTTCTGGCACTTCCGGGTAGAGAAGTTCAGTATCAGCGGGTGGGGGTGTATCTAGAGACAAAGTCTGCAACACAGAAATGGGGTACATCCATCATAAATACATGTTGCTGTGGGTAGAGTATCGAGGACGATGTCAATGTGTGccctcatgtgtgtatgtgtatgtgtgtgtgtgtgtgttgtgtgttgtgtgatgtgtgatacgttgtgttctgttgtgttagtGTCAAACATTTATAATACCCTTTTTTCATCATTCTCGTAGAGAAAAAACACCATTTATGCTACTTAAAAGCCACTGTCctgttttcacccccccccccccccccccccccccacacacacacacacacacccggccccacacacacattccactgaATTTTAACCTTGTGACTGAACCGAATCGGAAAGCATAAACACAAATCAAAAACAGCGTCTattcaacaatcaacaacaatccCATCCTAAATCCCACACTTGGTGCAGAAAGTGACAACCGCTCATATGAAAcgaatatgaagagagagagagagagagagaagagatgaatcTGACGACAGAAATAATAacaaaaggacatttggtacgcctaatctaatgatacaaaagccctgggcgtttacaatgaaacaTAATAGAGATGcaatggaggggagtggggggggggctggggggggggggggggggtgggggtgggaggaagagagagatgttttgtgtgtgagagagatggtttGTATGAGATAGAAAAAGATAAAGAGATGCACAAGGTGATAAAGTTAGAtgcactttgtatgtgtgtgtgtgagagtgtgtgtgcgtgtgtctggtcGTGCTTGTCCCAGATCCTACCTGTCCTGGATGGGGGGTaatcggggaggtggggggggagggaagcggAACACCTGACCTGGAAGAGGGGAAaatggggatgtggtggtggtggtggggtggcggggggggggggggggcggggttagcGGAACACCCCAGGGTGGGGGCCATTTATTCCACACGTGATGgctgaataatgatgatgacgacgatgtacGATTCGGAACCTGTTCTTACCCGAAACCGTCCGAAAGTACCCGATCAGACAGATTTGCAAACGTATGATTTATCAGTACCCCTCCCCTTCGACGTATTCCTTACAACACAACTAATTCCAATGGCCAAGTTCTGCCGGCTTCGACCCCATATTTCTGTTCTGTAACTGAACTGACCCGAAtgattttaagaaagaaagatgcTTTGCCATGTGAAGGACAGTGACGGTACTTTTTACATGATAGTGACCTACTTTTTTAGTGCTAAGAATGGGACACCATGGACCATGGACATATATACCTAGAACCTGATACACATACATGATCTCGGGACTAACAGAATCTGGGACACAACTGAACTGGGATGAGTGTGTGTACCTCAcatctcgagtgtgtgtgtgtgtgtgtgtgtgtgtgtgtgtgtgtgtgtgtgtgtgtgtgcgcacgtgggAGTTcaagatagatacagagagagagagagagagagagagagagagagagagagacagagacagagagagagagagagaggacatgaaagaGATACTGGATGTGGCgggcaacagacagagaggatgggggaaTGCGGggcacagattgagagagaacgagagcgagagcgCGCACACACTGCTCCCAAACCAGCACTTAGAATCTTTCATTTTACAACCTAGTGTACTAGTGCCAACGTTATCTTGTGACTGAATGCAACATGGACACATTTGTTCCTGCGACAGTGTCGTACCCGGGTCCAAAAACTCACAGACAGCTAACTTTTCGATCTAAAATCCCTGCTATTTGTCCAACCGAGACTAAAAACCTTGCTGTGTTGCCACAGAcgagtaataatcataatcataataataataaaagcagcaCAGACAATTAGGCTGACAGGTAATCCAGATGAACTAATTCCTGACCTGGCCCTACATTCATACCTCATCGACTTCTTCAAGTCTTGTGACAGTGTACTTGACCCAAGTGGCCTGAAAACCCCGAAAGAGCAGTGATGTGTGTCTGCTAAATTGGTCCCACGTCGGAACAATCTGCTACCGCCACGGAAAGAGCTGGCTGAGAAGTACGGACGGACTGAAATAGCTTTTCGAAAACAAGACAAAGCCTTTTAGAAACACGGCTTTTAGAGCAGTGACCGTACCTAACTAAAATCGGAATCACTGTcgccaggcagaaaaaaaaaaaaaaaaaaaagattgggagTATCTGAACTCTCTCGCTGTGTAAATATCAACATCTCTCATCAAACGCAATCTCACCGAAGTGATTTAAGTAACGTTACGATCAAGGTTATCTCCTCTTTATACGTAATGTTGGTGAGTGCTATCGCTTGTAAGATCCACGGGGGCCTCTCACTGTACACAATCTTACTTTTGGGTTATAAGATACAACAGACAAGAGTTCTCCCAGACACGTTATCAGTCAGTACTCTCAGACGAAgacttaggcatctcatacaaagaccacatcacgaatgaagaagtcaagagacgcatccgcaatgaaatcgggccctatactgaccttcaaacactcgccagacaacgaaaactgaagtggtttggtcatgtcacacgctcctctggtcttactaaaacaatcttacaaggcacagtgaggggaggaagaagaagaggcagacaaaggaagagatgggaggacaacatccgagagtggacaggcatggagctgagagacaccctgagagcggccgagagacgcgaggactggagaaaggtggttgacaaagcttcgaaggcgccccaaaggattcggaatctgagggatcggtgacggtgacggtgacgactCTCAGACACATTATCAGTCAGCTCTCTCAGACACATTATCAGTCACTTCTCTCAGACACATTATCAGTCAGATAGCGATTGACTCAGATGCAGGATTTCTCTTCCCACGCTCTGGGTTCACCCCTGTTCCATTTCGAATCCCAAACAAGTGCACCGCCGGGCAGAATTTCTAACCAATGTTCATGTGTCATTTCTTCAAAGTTTGAAAACAAAATCGGGAGAAAGAGTTAAGCAGTCCCccgcccatcacacacacacacacacacacacacacacacacacacacacgcacacacacagagcggggggagagagagagagaagtgtaaaCTATTTGATGCGAAGGCGTCGGAAGAGGAAACGAGCGTTTTGACAATAGAATAGTCAGATCAACCTTTCATGTATGCAGCCTCAGTTCGAAAGTGTCTGTTAATTCTACATTTATGAAAAAGAGTAAAACATACAGCTGTCTGTTCTGATATAGATTACCTTGAGTCAAAGCTTGTCACACGGATTCGTTGCGAAACTATCGCAGTGTGATGTTGCTAGTCTACGGGTCAACGAAGTAAGGGAAGTTACTATTCTCTGAGGTGACACAAACTCTACTGACTTCCCTTTGCGTCGAAACCACTTTGCGTACAGCCGTGAGAAATATTGATGGCtgaactgtacaacacacacacacacacacacacacacacactttcctcccTGTCTCCTTTCTCGTTTTCAAATAAAAAGCGTGTCCTCTGTCCCCGTTAcctgaggaaaggaggaagaacctacatggatgaaagaaaaaaaaaagaagaaaaaagaacaaaagagaaatagaggaaagagagagacagagagcgagagagagagagagagagagagagagagagagagagatagggcgagacagagaaaggggacgagacagagagaaagagactgagagagacagacacagagagagagaggggagagagagagagagagagagagagagagagagagagagagagaaggggagaggcagagagacacagagagaggacgagacagaaagcgagagagagagagagagagagagagagagagagagagagagagtagatttttgtttttgactgatAAACTGACCCTTTAAAATATTAACCTACTTTCCGTGCACTGGCCGATATTGAGACCTGATTAGCGCGTACAGTAAATGTGGTGTGACAAACATGCAACGCTTTGACACCCCCAGTGAGACAAACAACTGGCAGAAAATCAAAGATTCATGAaggcagccaaacacacacagaagacaaatcaaaacaagaaCCAAATCAACACAGATTCACGGAGgcagaccatcacacacacagcacaaaccgatcacacacaacacaaatgacaACAAGAACCGAAAACAAGAACAAGTCAACACTTACCGAGGCTGGCACCACGTGGGCGCTCTGTCCAGTGGGTTTTCTAGCCCCGTTTCGCGTCTTGGAGGGTTTCCGGGGCTTCTTGGCCGCGGGCTTCTGGTCCTCCccagtgatggaggaggaggaggaggaggaggagggggttgtatCTGTGACAATAGGGGACTCCCCAGCAGCTTTTCGTTTACGTGGTCTATACTTATAGTCAGGGTGCTCCTGACGATGCAGCTCTTTCAACCAGTTCGCATGAGCGATGTACGGCTCTTTGACAGTCGTGGGACAGAGCCGCCAAACATCGCCCAGATGTTTGCTAATTCTGGCATTGTGCAAATCAGGTTGACCGGCCATCAGGTGTCCACGCTCAGCCTGAGCGAAGACCATGAAGGCGTTCATGGGCCTCTTCACAACGCCTTCTTTCCCCGGCTTCTTCGGCTGAGCTACATCTGAATAGGGTGTAAGACTAGTGGAAGGGGTTCTGACGGGCAGCCCCAACGAGCCAGTCTGGTGTTTTATGTTGAGATGGTGAGCGTGCGCCTGCACGGCGTCAGATGAGCCGACAACCAGGGACTGATAAAAAAGGAATTCTTCAAGGGCCGCCTTGCTGCTACTACTCTCTTCTTGGAGTTCAGAGTCATCTGCGGCGCTGTCTGATGTGGCGGACTGCACTGACAACTGGCCCGTTCGCAGGCCGTCCATACTGATGAATCCCGGGCTGATGGGCTGGAATAAGTCCAGACAAACTTGACTTGGGCTGGCTGAGGTTACGTCGCTGTAGGGACTCTCGCAAGGAGGCCCAGAACTGGAAAAGGTATCCATAATGTCTGTGGTCGGGCAGTCCttgcacaagaaaaaagaaaaacagctcagtttttttttttttttttttttttttaaggttcacgggcactttttttttccaccaccgTCACTCTACCACGCACCACAAAACACTTTTCACAGACACAGATCTCCGAGGATCAACGTGTATTCCAAACGAAGTGGCATCTTGCGACGTACACTACTACACCACATGGACAAGATTCCAAGTTCCCCCATGAAACGGTTTCCGCAGCGTAAGTTCTCAACACGTTCACTTTGCCTTTCCGATCAGGAGTGGTGCGGACATAGCGTTGTTGGGGCTTATAGCGTTCCCGGCTGAAGGACGTGAGCCAATCACATTCGTTCCTTAAGCTCCGCCCCTACTTCATGTTCAAGCATCGCGCGCGGGCAGAACAAGCAATCACAACACAGTGAAGGAGCCACTGCGCTGATGCTAGAATGTGGGGCCGGCTCGGTTGAGCTGTGTCCCCCGAGGTACTTTTTCATGATTGGACATTTCGATGGCCACCTCACTGTGACAACGTGTGTTCGATTACTCCACCTGTCACGTGTGCCTGTCCAAACAGAGTGTCCAGTTTGAAGGTCTAGACTGTTGTGTCTGCGTTGTTGTATGTCTAGAcactatgtctgtgtttctgtctcactttgtGAACGAAATAACCGTCCGACTGATGTTAATTCCCTCAGATTTACTCTGGACTGTtcttatgcacgtgtgtgtgtgcagtgtgtgtgtgtgtgtgtgtgtgtgtgtgtgtgtgtgtgtgtgccggtgtgtgtgtgtgtgtgtgtgtgtgggtgggtgggtgggtgcagcgtgactgtgtgtgtgtgtgtgtgtgtgtgtgccgtgtgtgtgtgtgtgtgtgtgtgtgtgtgtgccgtgtgtgtgtgtgtgtgtgtgtgtgtgccgtgtgtgtgccggtgtgtgtgtgtgtgtgtgtgtgtgtgtggctttaaaCAACTGAATGGCAGATCCTGCAAGTCGGCAAGTATAATAGACATAAAGCGCCGTGCGCGTACGAACAAGCTctttcagagtttcagagttcgtttattcccattaactcttttgagtcctagagaaacaaggaaacatgacaataacaggatgacggccacagaggaagagcgaggataatttaaaaagaagaaacaaaatctgTGACGGCAGCGAGTAGTAAGGGAGAGAACCCGGCATCCGTTGGCTTTAAAGACAACTAACAGTATTGACCCCTGATGTTATTTTTCAAGCCATTGGGAGTTGCTGttcctgtattcattttttttttccaaaaaattaATATACATTCATATTAATGCATACATAAGTTCACTAAATGCATTACAAATTTCTTTTCTGTGTGCGCTTATTTGTGTTGTGCCGTCTGCAGTGGCGCGTCGTGGGGAGGGTGCCCGGCCCCTGTACCCCGTGTAACCCCGAGAAGaattagaaaggaaagaaattaatTGTGTGCATCAACTAAAGGCATGTGTTTTTAGGGTGTGGCATCATGGTTGTTTACATGGATTGTTATCAGTTttatctcttccccctcccccccccccttcacacacacacaacgcgcgcgcgtgcacacttacaaacacatacacatatatacgcacggaTGTACTCACTCGTGATTGCTCTCAAACACGcctacacagacatagacacagacacacacacacaccatccatacacccacccaaacaaacagacacatgcacacaagcaacaAAATTTCGCCGCTGTGAGAGTAAGTGAGGATATATTTAgtgagatgtgtgtgtcagtttacTGCGTGTCTTTAGGAGAGCGGGTAAATGGCTGTTtgcatggattaaaaaaaaaattcttttcttcaatgatattttcacacacacacacacacacacacacacacttcaagattTGATTAACATGTGGTTCCATTTGGGCCATGGAgaatttcagaaaacaacgtaatcaAAACGTGTGTGATTTCCAAACATAATTAAATCCCGTTTCAACCAACTTTATGAATGTTGCTTATCTATTCCGATCTATATATTCTCCGTTATACAGATAGTGTAATGAGCTGTATATCATGTTTTGCAGACAGTTTTCTTATTCACCGGACACTAGTAAAAGAAGTCCAATAACTGATAAGTTTCGATTTTATTAAGACTGACAGTGGGTATATTACAATTTCACCGTATATCAAGTTATCTGTTGTACTTCTGTTCAGTTGAAATGAATGTTGTAAGGTTTCAAACTACAGCTTCTCTGGGACAgcagtttattttctcttatttACTGTGTCCCTCTCAGCAATGACATCTATAGTGGCCGGTGTAGGAGCGGTTTGATTCGCGGACTGTTAAATCCTACTAGTAGCTGATGTCATAATATAGTTTACGACCGTGGGTTCAGTCTTGGGTGATAGCGCAGCAGCCCAGCGCTGGCCCTACTCGTCAGCTACCCTTTATTATAAATGTCATAAATGCCAACTTCAAAGCATTAACAAGTCACTGACCAGGGTGCAACAGTCTTACTCAAAACTTGACCATCCGTCATGTCTGCCGCTCGTCCCTGTTGTATTCGTGTCCCCCGCCAACGATACCCCGTCCCTCTCAGTAAAACGTCACAGCGAGAAGGAAACGCCACACGGTGTTCAAGTGAACAGCTGTTCACTTCACACCAGCCTGTCATGAATGTCAAAATGccgtaccccctccccacccacccaccctaccctcctccaAATCCAATTATACTTCACAACACCTGCTGAGAAGTGTTAAACATCCTTTAGGCTATAGTCAAACCTTGTCAGGAACAGGCAAGTCTGAGATGAATTGCTGCCACAAATGTGTTCACACTTTCCCCGAGGAGTCGAACGTAAGAGGGTAGGATGAATAGAGTACTCCAAATCGTGGAGGTGGTTGAGCAATCATTCGAGACAGGTAGGCGAGACTCTTCGGCGCCTCTCCTTGCTCACACCTCGGGCAGCCGCTGAGGTCCACAAACAATGTGTGAAAGGAGTAGGCCTTTAGGACACTGTGGTGGACGAGGTTTTGTTGAGGAGGTTGGACGGTAACTAAGAAGCTGAAAATCGAGAGATGGAACGTTGCAGTTCTCTCAACTCAGAAGACAGAGAGTTTATACATTTTTAAGTAATAAATTTTTTAGCTAAACAGTCTCTTTAATATCATCACATCTAAATATGAAGATTTGGTGCTGTTACCAGGCGGaaacagatacaaatacacataaagtTAGTAGTGAACTGATCTGTGCGAAGACATCTGTTTGAGACCCACAGAGCGACAGGCTTAATTGTGAGACAGACTGGtgaggagaaagatggagagacaggtcgtggtgtgaggtggtgggagagagagactgaagggagaagaaaaagtgaagaaggaaagaagacagaggagCAGTAGGCATCATCTCCCATTAGAACGTCCACAGAGCACCAGAAGATCCAAAGGTCTGACCGTGCATGAGGTTCTACAGACCTGTGCTGAAAGGACACTCctggacaacaaaaacaaattcactccccacccccacccccccagcctggacacacacacacacacacacgcgcacacgcgcgcacgcacatacacacacacatacaccacacacacgcacgcgcgcacacagacacacacacacacacacacacacagatcaaggtGCGTACACAATTTTTCACTGTTCTCACACTTTCGCTCTATCTCAATGTGTGTGCGTATTACAAGACTCACGAAAACGTGTCACTGATGTTCAGATTAGGaagggtgaggtggtgtgtgatgtagaGTGTTTGTATGGATAAATTTCACAACAAGATTACTCCCGAATTGCACTGtcattctgcttctctctctctctctctctctctacatgcatacataatatatatatatatatatatatatatatatatatatatatatatatatatatatacagctccCGCTGTCtatacctgcctgtctgtctgccccttctTCTACCACTTTACTCTCCCAtattaatatataaataataataataataaatggaacGACTTGGAGTTTTCTGTTCCTGATCTAAGATACACTGAGCATAGCATAATTATTTTCGTTAGAAAACCCCGTAAAGTCACACATGCTTGTGTTTAACATTCATTCTCAACGTGAATGGAACAGTAATC encodes:
- the LOC143279701 gene encoding uncharacterized protein LOC143279701, whose product is MDTFSSSGPPCESPYSDVTSASPSQVCLDLFQPISPGFISMDGLRTGQLSVQSATSDSAADDSELQEESSSSKAALEEFLFYQSLVVGSSDAVQAHAHHLNIKHQTGSLGLPVRTPSTSLTPYSDVAQPKKPGKEGVVKRPMNAFMVFAQAERGHLMAGQPDLHNARISKHLGDVWRLCPTTVKEPYIAHANWLKELHRQEHPDYKYRPRKRKAAGESPIVTDTTPSSSSSSSSITGEDQKPAAKKPRKPSKTRNGARKPTGQSAHVVPASTLSLDTPPPADTELLYPEVPEDLTYPAILDGAGAEPELGDGTQFIPDLPDQIVFELRDVPVELAYPAILDGTQFIPDLPDQHVDNTDGSSRPYPAILDGAGAEPELGDDSQFIPDLPDQHVDNTDGSGRLYPAILDGAGAEPELGDDAQFIPDLPDQHVDNTDGSSRPYPAILDGAGAEPELGDDSQFIPDLLGQNPAFEPRDVAVPQAVDPDGSNGEVLLADPVLPTMGLEVITFDDSDDFGFNTSAENLVQGSQVHDILDSYEGELPDMSSFQTH